Below is a genomic region from Anoxybacillus flavithermus.
CTAGGATATCTCACAAATCATGTTCGCCAACAATCCATAATAAACACTAAGTAGGAAAATCCAATTTTCCACAAAAAATTCACAATTTTATTTTACAGTATCGTTATCAAGATTGAAGAGAGAGGATCGATCAATATGAACGATATCAATGTATTTCTAGCTTTCGGAGCGGGATTACTGTCTTTTATATCCCCTTGTTGTTTACCGCTATATCCAGCTTTTTTATCTTACATTACTGGGGTATCCGTTGATGAAATAAAGAAAGAAAATGGGATTCTTCAAAAACGCGCAATACTCCATACATTCTTTTTCTTGCTCGGTTTTTCCGTCATCTTCATCGCTATTGGTTTTGGTACTTCTGTAATAGGAAAACTATTCGTTGATTACCAAGATTTAATCAGACAAATTAGTGCCTTGTTCATTATCTTTTTTGGTCTCGTCATTTTAGGTGTATTTTCACCTTCCTTTATGATGAAAGATAAACGGTTAGTTTTCCGCAACAAGCCTTCCGGTTATTTTGGCTCTATTTTAATTGGCATAGGATTCGCAGCGGGCTGGACTCCCTGCACAGGTCCAATTCTTGTATCAGTGATCGCGTTAGCAGCTACCAAACCGAGTGCAGCTATGTTATATATGTTCGCATATGTATTAGGGTTTGCTGTACCTTTTTTCATCATGTCATTTTTTATCAGCAAGTTGAATTGGATAAAAAGATATAACGCTGTCATCGTCAAAGTCGGAGGGGTTCTTATGATTATCATGGGAATTATGCTGTTTTTTGATTGGATGACAAAGATCATTATCTTTTTTACAGGTTTGTTTGGTGGGTTCACAGGTTTTTAATATACTCCCGAAATCCCCCTTGAGTGAATAGCAACAATTCTTGTTACTGTCCACTCAGGAGGGATCATTATTTAGTTTTTATTGAATATTCGAGATCATGCGATCCATCGTTTCATAAGACATAGGACCTATATACTTATCTCTAATAACCCCGTTTTTATCGATGATATACGAAGTGGGGATCGTTATTGCACCGTATAGATTTCCAATTTCCCCTTGCTCATCAAGCACAACTTTAAATGTCACTCCCTTATTTTTCACAAAATCGTTCACCGCATCAGGACCTCTTTCGCTATTCGTTAAGTTGACTGCTAAAATTTCTACATTGTTATTTTTATTGTTTTCGTAGAACTTTTGCATTTCTGGCATTTCAGCTCTACAAGGCGGACACCAAGTAGCCCAAAAATTCAATATCACCGTTTTTCCACGCAAATCAGACAATTTTATTTTATCCCCTGTAATTGAACGTAATTCAAAATCCGGGGCAACTTCTCCTTTATTCGTGCCGATTTTTCCCGAATCCAATGAAGTAGACACGATCGGCTTTGGTTTGATCTTTCCTTCTTCCTGTTGATTGTTAAAAATAGAAGCTACAGCAATACTTACCATCATCACACCTAAAGCGAGTTGGGTCATTGCGTTTCTCCGCCCCTTGTTCTCGTCCCCAAGAGCCGCTTCTCTTTCTCGCCTCTCTAACCAATATGAAATACATATAAAAACGATAACGAGAGAGCCATACAACCATACTTCTTTTGATATGATTCCTGTATTTACAAAATATTTTTTATACAGGGCTAGTTCGAATTGAATGAGATGGAACCATATAAGAAGTTGCAATAAAGTTTTTTGAATTTTGACTCGTGATGCTACTATAAAAAAACAAATCGCTACTATTGCTTGCAAAATGATGAAATAATTTTGGGAATTTTCCATTACTCGAATCCATGCAAAAGTACTAAAATAGCCAAAATATACCGGAACTACTGCTCGTGTGTAAGAAGCCACAGGAATATTCTGCTTTTTTACGTATAACCAAGTATAGACCGTGATAAAAACAATCCCTATACTAATGCCAACATATCCCCCGTTAAAATAAAGGATTGTCATCGGATTTTGTAAAACTGAATTCGGATGTAAAAAGACATAACTAAATTTCCAAATGAGTACACCGTTAATAAAACTGTTAAAAATTAAATCCATGATGTTTCGTTCTATTTTTAATATCTTAATGCCGTAATAAAACATAACATAGCTAATCAGTAAGCTGCTTACGAGCAAAAGATTTTCGCCTTGAACTACAATATTGCCGAATTGCAATACGCATCCCTCCAAAATTTTATGTAGTTGGCTTATTATAAATAAAAAATATGAATTTATTATGGAGATAAAAAGAAGTTGTTGACAATGTAATCAACAACTTCCTTCATCTATATGAAATGAAAAAAGGGGGGAGCAATGGTAAATCGCATCTCCTGTATACAATATAACGACTACAATTTTTTGGATAGCTGTTCAAATTCATCTAAAGAGATCTCTCCTTTGGCTAATCGTACTTTCAATATTTCTATCGGAGAGAGTTCTTCTTTACGATCATTGATAAAACGATGTAAGAGATAAAAACCAATGGCAATTAATACAACCCAGAATAACATGATCCCAACCATCATAAAAGAACCTCCAAACATCATTGAGTTTCCCTCCTTTTCCTAACTTTAAAACCAATAAGTGATCGTATCTAATATACCAAGTAAAACCATCACGATTCCGGCTGTTTTCTGAACAATCCCCCCTACTTGTCTTCCTTTTTTCATTACAGTGCCGCTAAATCCTAAGTACCAAAGGATAAAGATAAAGAAAATAACAGGTACAGAAGTTCCAACGGCAAAGATGCTCGGTAACAGTACCCCATAAGACGTTGAATAGACGAGAGGCATGAGAGTGACAAAAAACAGCACAAACATCGTTGGACAAAAAGCTAATGAAAAGCCAAATCCCATGAAAAACGAACCGATTTTTCCTTTTCGCCATCTCTCAGGCACTTTGAACAAGGTAACGTTCCAATACATTTTAAAAAGCCCTAACAAATATAAGCCTACAAGAATGAGAATGGGACCAACGAGCTTTCTTAACCACGGAAAATACAATGTTAGCGTACTTTGAATCTCTTTCCCCATGAGCCAGACAATCAAGCCTAAACCGGAAAAAGCAACGATTTTACCGAAAATAAATAAAAGCAGCTCTTTCCAAGCCATTCCTTTTTGCAAAGACTGATTACTGTATAATGTGATCGCTCCTAAATTACTAGTGATTTGACACGGAGCCATCGCTCCTACGATGCCAAGAAGAAAGGCTGACAAAATAGGAATCGCTGTCATGCTATTTGCCATATTAAGAAACGGTTGACTTAGAAAGTTACTGATTTGACTCAAGAACGAATACACCCTTCTTCTCACCTTCTTCTCTATCTGATGTCTATATTGTAGCAGTGAATTTTGTAGAAATTGTGGAGCGATATATTTTCAGTAAGCAAAAAGACATGCACCCGCATGTCTTTTTATATTTTTCCTTTCGATGCTAGTTTTGTCCAGCTTTCACCGTTATTTTTTGTCATGAAAATATCCCCGTTCATCGTCGCAATCACTATTTCGTTGTCATTTGTTGGATTAGAGGTGATATACATAATATAATCTTTTTTATCCAATGCAGGAACAGAAAGAACTTCCTCTTGTTTTGTGTCTAATGATTGTTTGATTAGGATAGGTTTATCGTTCTCTACAGCTGCAAATACAATGAATTTTTCTTGGAACGCAAACGTCGTCGTATTGATTTTTCGAGTAAACCGTTCAAACGTATTCCCATTATCTCTCGAAACAAAAATTCCTTCCGATGTACTAATTCCGACCATATTTTCGTCCGTTGGATGGGCAGCAATCGTTCCCGCTGCAGTTTGCGGCAGGCCGTTCAATTGACTTGGCGACCACGTTTTGCCGTCGTCTTTACTGTAAAATACCCCTTGTCCGAGCGTTTTATTTTCTTCTTGGTTCACAACATAAATGGTATGGCTTTTATAGCCAACTGTCATATAATGAAAATCAGATTCTTTATAAAATCCTAAATTCATCAATGTTTGTCCATTATCAAAACTTTTCACAAGACCAAGTGGATTTCCTAAAGATGAACCTTCTTCCGGATGCCCTGATGAATAAAAGCCGTCGTCTGTAGCCGAAAAGCCCATATAATCATGCTTATTAGAAATCGTTTCATACCACTTATTATTTTGGTAAATGAATAAACCTTCATGTGTAGCAAAGTAAATCGCATTTTGGTTGCCTGCATAACCGATTCCATGTAAATGCTCGATCTTTCCTTCTTTTTTTTCTTGAAAGAAAGGATTATTGGTAACAGATACATTCGATTTTGCTTGTTCTTTGCTTGTAATAAAGGCCTGCTCTTTTTCGTTGGATGATGAACAAGCGCTTAGAAGAAGAATGGAGAATGTAATGATGATTGCTTTCGTCATTTTTGTCATGGTCGCCTCTCCTTTGTATAATGTAGATTTCGCACATTTTATAACAGATATTTGCAGAATGTATGGAATTGCAAACCCCTTTTTCATTCGTTTAAGCCTTTTTTCGAGTGATTTTCTTCCAAGTAAATATAAATAAAAAAACAGATAGAAGTGTCGATATCACTTTCCCTTGCCATGTCCAATTCATCACTTGATAAACCGAATATGCCTCTAACAAAAGTGCTGGCAGCTTTCCAAGCGAGCTGGCAATGATAAAGATCAGTAAGGAGGTGTGTCCGATCGCTGCCACAAACGTCACAAGTCCCGACGGAACAAAAGGAAGAAGACGCAAAGACAAAATAAGCGAAAAGGCTTCTACCCCTTCTGCCTCAAGCAAACGTTTCACTTTCGGATAGGAAAACCATTTCGTTTCCGAAAGTTTGTGAAATCCTTTTCGATATAAAACGAAAGAAACAATCGCCCCAACAGCTTCCCCTACAAACGATAAAAAGGTGCCTTTCCAAAAACCGAATACCGCCAAGTTAGCTGCAGTGAGAAATACGCTCGGTACAATGCCTAAAATACTGATCACGATATTGATTGCAATACTAATGAGATAAGCAACGCTTTCATATGTATGAAACAGTGTAATGAGCTTCTCTTCCATTTCTTTTTACCTTATCCCCCCATTTATATCCTACACCCCAAACGGTCTGCAAAAATTCATCGATTGGAAAACCAGCTTGGCGGAGCTTTTCGCGAATATTTTTCACATGCGAATCGATTGTCCGTTCTTCTGTATTGGAGTTATACCCCCATAATGTCACGATGAGTTGCTCTCGGCTAAATACTCGGTTTGGATTTTTGAGAAAAAGTCCTAAAATGGCAAACTCTTTTGGCGTGAGAAAAATATCGTGCCCAGCATATTGGACTTTATGTTGCGCTTCATCCCAAACTAAGCCGTTAAACTCGAGTTTCGTTTGTTTTCCTACAGAACGGCGCAATACCGCCTCGATCCGAGCGAGCAGCTCAGATTCGTCAAATGGTTTTGTAATATAATCATCTGCTCCGATTTTCAACCCTTGGACAACATCTGTCGTTTCCCCTCTTGCTGTTACCATAATAATTGGGACATTCGAAAACTCTCGTATTTGTTTGCACGTTTCCCATCCGTCCATCTCTGGCATCATCACATCAAGCAAAACAAGGTCCGCTTTATTATTTTCCAAATAGCGGATCGCCGCTACTCCTGACTCGCATTTCACACAACGGTACCCTTTCGGTGCAAGATACAGCTCTAATAAATCCAACATTCGTTTTTCGTCATCAACCAATAAAATCGTATACATCATCATCCCCCCTTGGCAATGTAATGATCATGTTTGTCCCTTTTCCGAATTGGCTCGTTGCGGAAATCGAACCGCCGTGCGCTTCGACAATTTCTTTCACAATCGCCAAGCCCAATCCCGTCCCTCCACCTGTTCTCGATCTTGATTTATCCACCCTATAAAATCGTTCAAAAATATGTGGCAAATCTGCTTCAGGAATTCCTATTCCTTCGTCGGAAATCATGATCATCACGTTCTTTTTCTCCATTCTTACATCAATGGAAACGGTAGAACCTTGATGAGAATATTTTAACGCATTGTCCAAAAGATTCATCATCACTTGCTCAAAACGCTGTCGATCAATATGGACAGTAATGTCTTCATCACAGCGGTAGACAAGCGACATATTTTTCGCCTGAAACGCGGGATACATTTTCACGTATACTTTTTTTAAAAAAAGGCACAGTGGAGTTGGCTCTTTCTCGATTTGAAACGAATGTTGATCCATTTTCGCAAGCTCAAACAAGTCTTTCACTAATTTTTGCATATGCTCTGCTTCCTCATAAATAATGGACAAATATTTTGCTCTTTCTTCCTCCTCGAGCGTTGGCCTTCTTGCAATGTCCGCATATCCTTTGACATACGTGAGCGGAGTACGAAGTTCATGAGAAATACTAGCGAGAAATTCGTTTCTTTCTTTTTTTAAGTATTCTAAATCCTTTGCCAATGTTTGAATCGCTTTTCCTAACTGTGCCAACTCATCTTCTCCTTTTACTTGCAGGCGGACAGAAAAGTCCCCCTTGCTCAGTTTTTCGGTCGCTTGTTTCATCCGAATGAGCGGAATCGTAATGACTCTTGATAAAAAAGCAATCGTCATAATGGTCAAAAAGACGGAAAGAATGCCCACGACTAGAAAATGATGTTTTAGCCTATCAATCATGTTTTGAATGGAAGCCGTATGCTGAAACATGTACACATACCCTTTGATCTTGCCGTCAATCCGAATCGGGCTTACTGTCGAAATATACGACTCTCTTTGCCAATTTTTTTGCACAATCATTCCGCCATAGGGAATGTTTTTATTTGATTTTTTTATTACTCTTTTAGCAAATGGTAAAATATGATCTGAAAAATATAGTATCTTCCCCTTGTCATTGGTAATAACGACGTCGGTCTCCGCTTCCGACTCCATCATGGTGACATGTTCTAACGTAGAAGGGTGATAGCTTTTTTCCAATACATCACGGTGATTGTTCCCTCTCGCTAACAGCTGCTCAAATTCTTCATTAATTCTAGCGTTAACGAGTGTCACGTATAACGACGCAAATAAAACCGTTTCGATTCCTAACACAAAGACAAAAAATAATATCCCTAACTTAAACGAAATTTTTCGCACTTTTGTCCCTTCCTTATAAGAGCTCATTATTGCTTTTATGTAGAGCGCTTTTTATTTTACAACATAAATTTGCAGAATCGATGGATTTTACAGTGAAAAATACACACGAATATTGCCTTGCAAATATCATACAACAATAGGCGGACGAAAAAAAGCACCGTAGTTTTAAGCCTACAGTGCTTAAATATATTTGATTAAACCTTGCTACATCATATGATTGTTCATATGTCCTTGTTTCATCATTTGTTGATTCGTTTTGCTATTATTCATCATATGTTCCATCATTTGATCCATATTTTTAGTATTTCGACACTGTTCATACATTTTTTGTAATTGTTCCTCTGATAAATTTGGATGCATTTGTTTCATCATTGGCAACATTTCTTTCCAATCATTATTATCATTTTTATTTGCTGCAAAAACAGCTGTAGCTAATACAAAAGCTGAAACAAGTACGAGCAAACCTGAAATAAATTTTTTCATTTTTTCAACACCTCCATCCTTTTCTGGTTTTAGAATAAAGGAAAAGTATGGAGAAAGTGTTCATAAACATTTACAAATTTTTGTCGCGAATTATCATTAGTAATTAGATATTTTCAAAAATCGATTAGAATTTCT
It encodes:
- a CDS encoding cytochrome C biogenesis protein CcdA; this translates as MNDINVFLAFGAGLLSFISPCCLPLYPAFLSYITGVSVDEIKKENGILQKRAILHTFFFLLGFSVIFIAIGFGTSVIGKLFVDYQDLIRQISALFIIFFGLVILGVFSPSFMMKDKRLVFRNKPSGYFGSILIGIGFAAGWTPCTGPILVSVIALAATKPSAAMLYMFAYVLGFAVPFFIMSFFISKLNWIKRYNAVIVKVGGVLMIIMGIMLFFDWMTKIIIFFTGLFGGFTGF
- a CDS encoding cytochrome c biogenesis protein, coding for MLVSSLLISYVMFYYGIKILKIERNIMDLIFNSFINGVLIWKFSYVFLHPNSVLQNPMTILYFNGGYVGISIGIVFITVYTWLYVKKQNIPVASYTRAVVPVYFGYFSTFAWIRVMENSQNYFIILQAIVAICFFIVASRVKIQKTLLQLLIWFHLIQFELALYKKYFVNTGIISKEVWLYGSLVIVFICISYWLERREREAALGDENKGRRNAMTQLALGVMMVSIAVASIFNNQQEEGKIKPKPIVSTSLDSGKIGTNKGEVAPDFELRSITGDKIKLSDLRGKTVILNFWATWCPPCRAEMPEMQKFYENNKNNNVEILAVNLTNSERGPDAVNDFVKNKGVTFKVVLDEQGEIGNLYGAITIPTSYIIDKNGVIRDKYIGPMSYETMDRMISNIQ
- a CDS encoding cytochrome C biosynthesis protein, whose amino-acid sequence is MYSFLSQISNFLSQPFLNMANSMTAIPILSAFLLGIVGAMAPCQITSNLGAITLYSNQSLQKGMAWKELLLFIFGKIVAFSGLGLIVWLMGKEIQSTLTLYFPWLRKLVGPILILVGLYLLGLFKMYWNVTLFKVPERWRKGKIGSFFMGFGFSLAFCPTMFVLFFVTLMPLVYSTSYGVLLPSIFAVGTSVPVIFFIFILWYLGFSGTVMKKGRQVGGIVQKTAGIVMVLLGILDTITYWF
- a CDS encoding TVP38/TMEM64 family protein — protein: MEEKLITLFHTYESVAYLISIAINIVISILGIVPSVFLTAANLAVFGFWKGTFLSFVGEAVGAIVSFVLYRKGFHKLSETKWFSYPKVKRLLEAEGVEAFSLILSLRLLPFVPSGLVTFVAAIGHTSLLIFIIASSLGKLPALLLEAYSVYQVMNWTWQGKVISTLLSVFLFIFTWKKITRKKA
- a CDS encoding DNA-binding response regulator, with the translated sequence MYTILLVDDEKRMLDLLELYLAPKGYRCVKCESGVAAIRYLENNKADLVLLDVMMPEMDGWETCKQIREFSNVPIIMVTARGETTDVVQGLKIGADDYITKPFDESELLARIEAVLRRSVGKQTKLEFNGLVWDEAQHKVQYAGHDIFLTPKEFAILGLFLKNPNRVFSREQLIVTLWGYNSNTEERTIDSHVKNIREKLRQAGFPIDEFLQTVWGVGYKWGDKVKRNGREAHYTVSYI
- a CDS encoding two-component sensor histidine kinase; this encodes MRKISFKLGILFFVFVLGIETVLFASLYVTLVNARINEEFEQLLARGNNHRDVLEKSYHPSTLEHVTMMESEAETDVVITNDKGKILYFSDHILPFAKRVIKKSNKNIPYGGMIVQKNWQRESYISTVSPIRIDGKIKGYVYMFQHTASIQNMIDRLKHHFLVVGILSVFLTIMTIAFLSRVITIPLIRMKQATEKLSKGDFSVRLQVKGEDELAQLGKAIQTLAKDLEYLKKERNEFLASISHELRTPLTYVKGYADIARRPTLEEEERAKYLSIIYEEAEHMQKLVKDLFELAKMDQHSFQIEKEPTPLCLFLKKVYVKMYPAFQAKNMSLVYRCDEDITVHIDRQRFEQVMMNLLDNALKYSHQGSTVSIDVRMEKKNVMIMISDEGIGIPEADLPHIFERFYRVDKSRSRTGGGTGLGLAIVKEIVEAHGGSISATSQFGKGTNMIITLPRGDDDVYDFIG